The Saprospiraceae bacterium genome includes a window with the following:
- a CDS encoding RagB/SusD family nutrient uptake outer membrane protein: MKFSSIKNLAVIILVFVLIPSCIKDLDTLPLDNNRLVGETVYSTPNGYRGVLAKCYSSLILTGQKGGDSGDGDVPGIDEGYSGYTRALFYLQVAATDEIALHAGSGHGTRSMLFMDWNPSIKVVSYPYYRLYMSIGYCNEFLRESEESKLRERGVYEGLKNEIEFYRAEARFIRAYCYSMICDLYGAAPFIDETQKLGIIPIQKTRQEIYNYVVSEGELLTNALKEPKTNQYGRVDKVAVWFLLARVYLNAEVYIGKNEYAKAYNYAKKVIDSGKYPLASDYRHIFLADNNTCPEIIWPLVQDADFAQSSAGTNFQIKALINGPMDNFYKTGVGARSWGNARVKPQLVDLFELADQKFDQLDNWGDKKKDKRAQFFTIGKTKETWAAGKAFQNDFNSGYSCIKWRNVTKNRQELVPGGTVYSSVDFPLFRTADAYLMAAEAILRGGGGSRNEALGYINTVRDRAYMSGSFGSDVSGRITDSQMTLDFILAERGRELHTELIRRTDLIRFNKYTKGYNWDWKGSDGQAGNFMGKDVHDKYKLFPIPQDEFTVNPNLKQNPEYQ, from the coding sequence ATGAAATTTAGTTCAATTAAAAACCTGGCTGTTATAATACTTGTATTTGTACTTATCCCATCGTGTATCAAAGACTTGGATACTTTGCCTTTGGATAACAACAGACTAGTAGGTGAAACAGTATACAGCACCCCAAATGGATATAGGGGAGTACTGGCAAAATGTTATTCTTCATTAATTCTTACAGGACAAAAAGGTGGGGATTCAGGAGATGGAGATGTACCCGGGATTGACGAGGGGTATAGCGGCTATACAAGAGCTTTGTTTTATTTACAGGTGGCAGCCACAGATGAAATAGCACTGCATGCGGGTAGTGGACATGGAACTAGATCAATGCTATTTATGGACTGGAATCCATCCATTAAAGTGGTGAGCTATCCTTATTACAGGTTGTATATGTCCATTGGATATTGCAATGAATTTTTGAGGGAATCTGAAGAAAGTAAGTTAAGAGAAAGGGGAGTATACGAGGGTCTTAAAAATGAAATTGAATTTTACAGAGCGGAAGCCCGATTTATTCGTGCTTACTGTTACAGCATGATATGCGACCTTTATGGGGCAGCACCATTTATAGATGAGACCCAAAAATTAGGTATCATACCAATCCAAAAAACTCGTCAGGAAATTTATAATTATGTTGTATCGGAAGGGGAATTACTAACTAATGCGCTAAAAGAACCAAAAACAAATCAATATGGACGAGTAGACAAAGTAGCTGTCTGGTTTTTGCTTGCAAGAGTATATTTGAATGCTGAAGTATATATTGGTAAAAATGAATATGCTAAGGCCTACAATTATGCTAAAAAGGTTATAGATTCGGGAAAATATCCCCTTGCGTCCGATTACAGACATATATTTTTAGCAGATAATAATACTTGTCCTGAAATCATATGGCCATTGGTCCAGGATGCTGATTTTGCTCAAAGTAGTGCGGGTACAAATTTTCAAATAAAAGCATTGATCAATGGACCAATGGATAATTTTTATAAAACAGGTGTTGGTGCAAGAAGTTGGGGAAACGCAAGGGTAAAACCTCAGCTAGTGGATCTCTTTGAGCTTGCTGATCAGAAATTTGATCAGTTAGATAACTGGGGCGATAAAAAGAAGGACAAACGTGCTCAGTTTTTTACAATAGGAAAAACAAAAGAAACCTGGGCTGCAGGTAAGGCATTTCAAAATGATTTCAATAGCGGATATTCATGCATAAAATGGAGAAATGTAACAAAAAACAGACAGGAACTGGTACCAGGAGGTACTGTTTATTCTTCCGTGGATTTTCCATTGTTTCGTACTGCTGATGCATATTTAATGGCAGCAGAAGCTATTTTAAGAGGTGGAGGTGGTTCCCGAAATGAAGCACTGGGATATATTAATACTGTGAGAGACAGAGCTTATATGTCCGGAAGTTTCGGTTCGGACGTTTCAGGAAGAATTACTGATAGTCAAATGACATTGGATTTTATTTTGGCTGAACGCGGACGTGAACTACACACAGAATTAATTCGGCGTACTGATCTGATACGTTTTAATAAATATACTAAGGGCTATAATTGGGATTGGAAGGGTAGTGATGGGCAGGCCGGAAACTTTATGGGTAAAGATGTTCATGATAAGTATAAGCTATTTCCCATCCCTCAAGATGAGTTCACTGTCAATCCTAATCTAAAACAAAACCCTGAATATCAATAA
- a CDS encoding histidine-type phosphatase, producing MCRQGYILLCLIFSIGALFGQTTENEIFENIEKTGGVLFAYPESEIGNQSMAPKGYKPFYISHFGRHGSRYLASDSDYKTVLDEFSNASHFKKLTPLGSEVLNRLNQIWVEAQGRGGDLSPLGLKQMRSIAERMHLSFPEIFEDSLVISARSTLVPRCILSMDAFCEKLKEFNPTLQISREASNKYMSYLNFHTKEAVAFRSEINTWRKDLQEFEKKKIAPERLMNSLFNDSTYIIKKLNSISLMKGLFEIAGGMQNLELKISLHDIFSKEELFNLWQCKNYKLYIEYANAGQNGGIMMHNGKNVLRNILDSADEVIDKKKNGATFRFAHDGNIIPLAMLLHLDNCYNVSSNPDEYYKAWSDFKVAPMAGNIQIVFFRNNDTGDIIVKFLLHEKETRIPAIKSELKPHFYRWSEVKQYYELLLEKYNVAVSN from the coding sequence ATGTGTAGGCAAGGATATATTCTGCTCTGCTTAATTTTCTCAATTGGAGCTCTCTTCGGACAAACAACTGAAAATGAGATATTTGAAAATATTGAAAAAACAGGTGGTGTCCTTTTTGCTTATCCCGAATCTGAAATAGGCAATCAATCGATGGCGCCTAAAGGCTACAAACCATTTTATATAAGTCATTTTGGTCGCCACGGGTCAAGGTACTTAGCCAGTGATAGTGATTACAAGACTGTACTGGACGAATTTTCCAATGCTTCCCACTTTAAAAAGCTCACACCTCTTGGTTCTGAAGTTTTGAATCGATTGAATCAAATATGGGTGGAAGCACAAGGTCGGGGTGGCGATTTATCTCCTTTAGGTTTAAAGCAAATGCGGAGCATAGCTGAAAGAATGCACTTGTCTTTTCCTGAAATCTTTGAAGATAGTTTGGTCATTTCAGCAAGGTCCACATTAGTCCCACGATGTATTTTAAGCATGGATGCTTTCTGTGAAAAGCTTAAAGAATTTAATCCCACACTTCAAATTTCCAGAGAAGCTAGCAATAAATATATGTCATACCTGAATTTTCATACCAAAGAGGCTGTAGCTTTCAGGTCCGAAATCAATACCTGGCGAAAAGATTTGCAGGAATTTGAGAAGAAGAAAATAGCTCCTGAAAGATTAATGAATTCCCTTTTTAACGATAGTACATATATTATTAAAAAATTGAATAGCATTTCATTGATGAAGGGATTGTTTGAAATTGCAGGTGGTATGCAAAATCTGGAACTGAAAATATCTTTACACGATATTTTTAGCAAAGAAGAACTATTTAATCTTTGGCAATGCAAAAATTATAAATTGTATATAGAATACGCAAATGCAGGGCAAAACGGCGGTATAATGATGCATAATGGTAAAAATGTTTTGAGAAATATACTTGATTCCGCTGATGAAGTAATAGATAAAAAGAAAAATGGGGCAACTTTCAGATTTGCTCATGATGGAAATATAATTCCATTAGCCATGCTTCTTCACTTGGACAATTGTTACAATGTCTCATCCAACCCTGATGAGTATTATAAGGCTTGGAGTGACTTTAAAGTAGCTCCTATGGCTGGTAACATACAGATTGTCTTTTTCAGAAATAATGATACAGGTGATATTATAGTTAAGTTTTTATTGCACGAAAAAGAAACACGCATTCCTGCAATTAAAAGTGAATTAAAGCCACATTTTTATCGTTGGAGTGAAGTGAAACAATACTATGAGTTATTATTAGAAAAATATAATGTAGCAGTATCAAATTGA
- a CDS encoding tryptophan synthase subunit alpha, with protein MQTIRQTILDKGKNVLNVYFTAGHPTLESTETIIKALAENGVDLIELGMPYSDPLADGPTIQKSSEIALKNGQTIDNIFHNVKNVRTTHSIPIIMMGYFNQMLQYGAEKFLQDAHDAGIQGLIIPDMPMEIYERDYLDLFKKYQMEVSFLITPMTSEERIWQADSLSSAFLYVVSQSSITGKQGGISEDQLAYFNRIKSMNLKSPSLIGFGIHDKPTREIANQYSNGAIVGSAFIRILEENQDLQNNISDFINNL; from the coding sequence ATGCAAACCATCAGACAAACCATACTCGATAAAGGAAAAAATGTCCTAAATGTGTATTTTACAGCAGGCCATCCTACCTTGGAAAGTACAGAAACGATCATTAAAGCACTTGCAGAAAACGGGGTCGATCTGATAGAACTTGGCATGCCTTATTCTGACCCACTTGCTGATGGACCTACCATTCAGAAAAGCAGTGAAATAGCTTTAAAAAATGGTCAAACCATCGACAATATCTTTCACAATGTTAAAAATGTAAGAACTACCCATAGCATACCGATCATCATGATGGGTTACTTCAATCAGATGCTGCAATACGGTGCAGAAAAATTCCTTCAGGATGCACATGATGCAGGTATTCAGGGACTTATCATCCCGGATATGCCTATGGAAATTTATGAACGTGACTACCTGGATTTATTCAAAAAGTATCAGATGGAAGTCAGTTTTCTCATCACGCCTATGACTTCAGAAGAGCGCATATGGCAAGCAGACAGCTTAAGTTCAGCTTTTCTCTATGTCGTTTCACAGTCATCTATAACGGGTAAACAGGGTGGGATTTCTGAAGATCAATTGGCATATTTCAACAGAATTAAATCTATGAATCTGAAAAGTCCATCTCTGATTGGATTTGGTATTCATGATAAACCCACTCGCGAGATTGCCAATCAATATAGTAACGGTGCGATAGTGGGTAGCGCTTTTATCAGAATTTTGGAAGAAAATCAAGACCTTCAAAACAACATTTCAGATTTTATTAATAATCTGTAA
- the trpB gene encoding tryptophan synthase subunit beta, translated as MSYNVSDTGFYGEFGGAYIPEMLYANVEEIRTKYLNIISEPDFQEEFNNLLKDYVGRPSPLYLAKTLSKKYGANIYLKREDLNHTGAHKINNTIGQILLAKRLGKKRIIAETGAGQHGVATATVCALMNLECIVYMGAVDIVRQAPNVARMQMLGAKVVPAESGSKTLKDATNEAIRDWINNAETTHYIIGSAIGPHPYPDMVTRFQAVVSEEIQWQLQEKTGKDHPDYVVACVGGGSNAAGAFYHFLHDERVKLVLAEAAGKGIDTGHSAATSILGTKGIIHGCMTLLIQTADGQIIEPYSLSAGLDYPGIGPMHAHLIKSGRATVHAATDDEAMMAVIDLSRSEGIIPALETAHALAILDRIGLQKEDHVVVNLSGRGDKDLNTYLKYIEDHNIQL; from the coding sequence ATATCATACAATGTCTCTGACACAGGATTCTATGGTGAATTTGGAGGAGCATACATACCAGAAATGCTTTATGCAAATGTCGAGGAAATCAGAACCAAATATCTAAATATTATATCTGAACCAGATTTTCAGGAAGAATTTAATAACCTACTCAAGGATTATGTAGGAAGACCTTCTCCATTATATCTGGCTAAAACATTATCAAAAAAATATGGCGCGAATATTTATCTGAAACGTGAAGACTTAAATCATACCGGAGCACATAAAATCAATAATACTATCGGTCAAATCCTATTGGCAAAACGTCTTGGGAAAAAAAGGATTATTGCAGAAACAGGTGCGGGACAACATGGTGTGGCAACAGCCACAGTTTGCGCTTTGATGAACCTGGAATGTATCGTTTATATGGGTGCTGTTGATATTGTCAGGCAAGCTCCCAATGTGGCCAGAATGCAAATGCTGGGTGCAAAAGTTGTTCCGGCTGAAAGTGGAAGTAAAACACTAAAAGATGCAACCAATGAAGCCATACGTGACTGGATCAATAATGCTGAGACGACACATTATATTATAGGCTCAGCGATAGGGCCACACCCCTACCCTGATATGGTTACCCGATTTCAGGCCGTAGTCAGTGAAGAAATCCAATGGCAATTGCAAGAAAAGACAGGAAAAGATCACCCTGATTATGTTGTCGCTTGTGTTGGTGGTGGGAGCAATGCAGCAGGAGCATTTTATCACTTTTTGCACGATGAAAGAGTCAAACTCGTTCTTGCAGAAGCCGCAGGTAAAGGCATCGATACTGGCCACTCTGCAGCAACAAGCATTCTTGGCACAAAAGGTATCATCCATGGATGTATGACGCTTTTAATTCAAACAGCAGATGGGCAAATAATCGAACCTTATTCCTTGTCTGCAGGTCTTGATTATCCTGGTATCGGCCCCATGCATGCTCACCTCATTAAATCCGGAAGAGCAACTGTCCACGCAGCCACAGATGATGAAGCAATGATGGCAGTGATCGACCTTTCCAGATCTGAAGGAATCATTCCTGCACTAGAAACCGCACACGCTTTGGCTATTTTGGACAGAATAGGTCTCCAAAAGGAAGATCATGTAGTGGTAAACTTATCCGGACGAGGTGACAAAGACCTGAATACCTATTTGAAATATATTGAAGACCATAATATCCAATTATAA
- a CDS encoding DUF559 domain-containing protein encodes MIVKVCGLKESQNIQDIVSLDIDWIGYNFYKPSSRYITIVPTINNEIHQKKVGIFVNEDMDIVKDYIDKYDLDLIQLHGNETPEYCINAQSLIPIIKVFRIYEDFDFDMLDDFRMAEFFLFDTETKNYGGSGIKFDWNILNHKPICRPFLLSGGIGPDDVDEILKIGHPQFKGIDINSKFEISPGIKDVELVRKFVGKIMLKNSDKGLSSPLGVGGKQGKEKDSTRNPLSLKRRPALKDSDKALSSPFGVGGRNDNEDATHYLHSLKGRPTFKDLKEALISPLGVGDEQSNEETSRNPQSLKGRPTLPDSGEAMLYPSGAGGSKGSRDENSALNPQSLKGRPTLKDAGEAMISPLGAGGEKGNGETSRDPQSLKGRPTLKDAGEAMISPLGAGGEKGNGETSRDPQSLKGRPMLKDVGHEKSNEDEDATNYPQSLKGRPTLKDSGEAGLSPLGAGGSKGNKDENSTHYPQSLKGRPTLKDAGEAMISPLGAGGEKGNGETSRDPQSLKGRPTLKDAGEAMISPLGAGGEKGNGETSRDPQSLKGRPMLKDVGHEKSNEDEDATNYPQSLKGRPTLKDSGEAGLSPLGAGGSKGNKDENSALNHQSLKGRPTLKDSGGSKGKRNEDKSNEDEFSYDMFYGANPNIFEKAASLRRKMTSEELKVWEFLKSKPLSLKFRRQHPIDLFIADFYCHSIKLVVEIDGINHQYSTEADINRDNIFKSFGITILRYTNNEVNSNFQDVINRILEEANNLKKSPIHKTIT; translated from the coding sequence ATGATCGTTAAAGTTTGTGGTCTTAAAGAAAGTCAGAACATCCAGGATATCGTCAGTCTGGATATAGATTGGATTGGTTACAATTTCTACAAACCATCTTCAAGATATATTACGATTGTACCAACCATAAATAATGAAATTCATCAAAAAAAAGTAGGTATTTTTGTAAATGAAGACATGGATATTGTCAAAGATTACATTGATAAATATGATTTAGACCTAATACAACTTCATGGCAATGAGACACCCGAATATTGTATCAATGCCCAATCACTTATACCCATAATAAAGGTATTCAGAATTTATGAAGATTTTGATTTTGATATGCTTGATGACTTTAGAATGGCCGAATTTTTTCTTTTCGATACAGAAACTAAAAACTATGGTGGGAGTGGGATTAAATTTGATTGGAATATATTGAATCATAAACCTATCTGTCGACCTTTTTTATTAAGTGGTGGTATTGGTCCGGACGATGTAGATGAAATATTAAAAATTGGCCATCCCCAATTTAAGGGTATAGACATCAATAGTAAATTTGAAATAAGTCCAGGGATTAAGGATGTAGAGTTGGTCAGAAAGTTTGTGGGGAAAATCATGCTCAAAAATTCTGATAAAGGGCTGAGCTCCCCTTTAGGGGTCGGGGGTAAGCAAGGAAAAGAGAAAGATTCCACCCGCAACCCTCTATCCCTAAAGAGACGACCTGCGCTCAAGGATTCTGATAAAGCGTTGAGCTCCCCTTTTGGGGTCGGGGGTAGAAATGACAATGAAGATGCCACCCACTACCTTCATTCCCTAAAAGGACGACCTACCTTCAAGGACTTAAAAGAAGCGCTGATCTCCCCTTTAGGGGTCGGGGATGAACAGAGCAATGAAGAAACATCCCGCAACCCTCAATCCCTAAAGGGACGACCTACACTCCCTGATTCAGGTGAAGCGATGCTCTACCCTTCAGGGGCTGGGGGTAGTAAAGGCAGCAGGGATGAAAATTCCGCGCTCAACCCTCAATCCCTAAAGGGACGACCTACGCTCAAGGATGCAGGTGAAGCGATGATCTCCCCTTTAGGGGCAGGGGGTGAGAAGGGCAATGGAGAAACATCCCGCGACCCTCAATCCCTAAAGGGACGACCTACGCTCAAGGATGCAGGTGAAGCGATGATCTCCCCTTTAGGGGCAGGGGGTGAGAAGGGCAATGGAGAAACATCCCGCGACCCTCAATCCCTAAAGGGACGACCTATGCTCAAGGATGTCGGGCATGAGAAGAGTAATGAAGACGAAGATGCCACCAACTACCCTCAATCCCTAAAGGGACGACCTACGCTCAAGGATTCAGGTGAAGCGGGGCTCTCCCCTTTAGGGGCTGGGGGTAGTAAAGGTAACAAAGATGAAAATTCCACCCACTACCCTCAATCCCTAAAGGGACGACCTACGCTCAAGGATGCAGGTGAAGCGATGATCTCCCCTTTAGGGGCAGGGGGTGAGAAGGGCAATGGAGAAACATCCCGCGACCCTCAATCCCTAAAGGGACGACCTACGCTCAAGGATGCAGGTGAAGCGATGATCTCCCCTTTAGGGGCAGGGGGTGAGAAGGGCAATGGAGAAACATCCCGCGACCCTCAATCCCTAAAGGGACGACCTATGCTCAAGGATGTCGGGCATGAGAAGAGTAATGAAGACGAAGATGCCACCAACTACCCTCAATCCCTAAAGGGACGACCTACGCTCAAGGATTCAGGTGAAGCGGGGCTCTCCCCTTTAGGGGCTGGGGGTAGTAAAGGTAACAAAGATGAAAATTCCGCGCTCAACCATCAATCCCTAAAGGGACGACCTACGCTCAAGGATTCCGGGGGTAGTAAAGGCAAAAGAAATGAAGACAAGAGTAATGAAGACGAATTTTCTTATGATATGTTTTACGGAGCTAATCCTAATATCTTTGAAAAAGCGGCTTCTCTAAGAAGAAAGATGACTTCAGAAGAATTAAAGGTTTGGGAATTTTTAAAATCAAAGCCTCTTAGTTTAAAATTCAGAAGGCAACACCCCATTGATTTATTTATAGCAGATTTTTATTGCCATTCTATTAAACTTGTAGTTGAAATTGATGGTATAAATCATCAATATAGCACGGAAGCAGATATTAATAGAGATAATATATTTAAAAGTTTTGGCATCACAATACTTAGATACACAAACAATGAAGTTAATTCAAATTTCCAAGACGTGATAAATAGAATTTTAGAAGAAGCAAATAATCTTAAAAAATCCCCCATCCATAAAACAATAACTTAA
- the trpC gene encoding indole-3-glycerol phosphate synthase TrpC: MSDILNKIVHRKREEVAERKKKMSETQLESTPHFHKPRFSLSRFLVERSGIIAEFKRKSPSKPMINLQAISSEIVPKYEKAGASASSILTDIDFFGGSDEDLINVRPLVNIPILRKDFMIDPYQIIESKALGADVILLIAEILSKSEVEEMAKLATELGMEVLLEVHTADQLKKYHESIRNVGVNNRNLKTFVTDIRFSIDILPQIPNGVMKVSESGIDNTQTVIDLKKAGYEGFLIGENFMKTSDPGASCTEFINAINQVNV, translated from the coding sequence ATGTCCGATATTTTAAACAAAATTGTCCACAGGAAACGTGAAGAAGTCGCAGAACGAAAGAAAAAGATGAGCGAAACTCAACTTGAAAGCACACCACACTTCCATAAACCGAGGTTCTCATTATCCCGTTTTTTGGTGGAGAGATCAGGTATCATTGCAGAATTTAAAAGGAAATCTCCTTCGAAGCCAATGATTAACTTACAAGCTATAAGTTCTGAAATAGTACCAAAATATGAAAAAGCGGGTGCGTCTGCATCTTCTATACTTACAGATATTGATTTTTTTGGTGGAAGTGACGAAGATCTTATAAATGTAAGACCATTGGTCAATATTCCTATTTTAAGGAAAGATTTTATGATAGACCCATATCAGATAATAGAATCAAAAGCTTTGGGTGCCGATGTTATTCTTCTAATAGCAGAAATACTCTCCAAATCCGAAGTTGAAGAGATGGCAAAACTGGCGACAGAATTAGGTATGGAAGTACTATTAGAAGTCCATACCGCTGATCAATTAAAAAAGTATCATGAATCCATCAGAAATGTTGGTGTAAACAATCGGAATCTTAAGACGTTTGTGACAGACATAAGGTTTTCAATAGACATTTTACCTCAAATTCCAAATGGTGTAATGAAAGTATCAGAAAGTGGAATAGATAATACGCAAACAGTCATTGACCTGAAAAAAGCCGGTTATGAAGGTTTCCTGATTGGAGAGAATTTTATGAAAACATCCGATCCCGGAGCATCATGTACAGAGTTTATCAATGCGATTAATCAAGTTAATGTATGA
- the trpD gene encoding anthranilate phosphoribosyltransferase: MKQILNQLFDHQKLTREQAKEVLINISQDKYNASQLAAFISVYLMRNISVDELSGFRDALLDLCIPVDFEDLPVIDLCGTGGDGKNTFNISTLASFVVAGAGYHVAKHGNYGVSSVSGSSNVLEHFGFRFSNDIDLLYKQMDKANICFLHAPLFHPALKSVGPIRRELGVKTFFNMLGPLVNPARTQYQSVGVFSLKLARLYQFMHEQTNKKYSIVHSTDGYDEVSLTGSVKLITNGLEQLIEPAQFGMPKYTQRDIDGGNSVEEAAKIFSNVLENSGSAAQNDVVLANAALGIQCFDQNKSIAECVSEAKVSLQSGSALASFKSLISTVQ, translated from the coding sequence ATGAAACAAATATTAAATCAACTATTTGATCATCAGAAACTTACACGCGAACAGGCAAAAGAAGTTCTCATCAATATTTCTCAAGACAAATATAACGCTTCTCAGCTTGCTGCTTTTATCAGTGTTTACCTGATGAGAAATATTTCAGTAGATGAGTTATCAGGTTTCAGAGATGCTTTACTGGATTTATGTATCCCGGTAGATTTTGAAGATTTGCCCGTTATAGACTTATGCGGTACCGGTGGTGACGGGAAAAACACCTTTAATATCTCCACGCTGGCATCTTTTGTAGTGGCCGGTGCCGGATATCATGTGGCTAAACATGGAAATTATGGTGTATCGTCGGTAAGTGGTTCATCCAATGTGCTCGAGCATTTTGGTTTCAGGTTTTCAAATGATATTGATTTACTATACAAACAAATGGATAAGGCTAATATCTGCTTTCTTCACGCTCCCCTATTCCACCCTGCTTTAAAATCAGTAGGACCTATCAGACGTGAGTTGGGTGTAAAAACATTTTTTAATATGTTGGGTCCATTGGTCAATCCGGCACGTACTCAATATCAAAGTGTCGGTGTCTTTTCTTTAAAACTAGCCCGGCTTTATCAATTTATGCATGAACAAACCAATAAAAAATACTCTATTGTTCATTCTACAGATGGATATGATGAGGTATCACTTACAGGCTCGGTAAAACTTATAACCAATGGATTGGAACAATTAATTGAGCCTGCGCAGTTCGGCATGCCTAAATATACACAAAGAGACATTGATGGTGGAAATAGTGTTGAAGAAGCTGCAAAAATATTTTCAAATGTGCTTGAAAACAGTGGTTCTGCCGCGCAAAACGATGTAGTATTGGCCAACGCAGCATTAGGAATTCAATGTTTTGATCAAAATAAGTCCATAGCTGAATGTGTCTCAGAAGCTAAAGTATCTTTACAATCAGGTAGTGCACTTGCTTCTTTTAAAAGTTTAATTTCAACAGTTCAATAA
- a CDS encoding aminodeoxychorismate/anthranilate synthase component II — MKKVVIIDNYDSFTYNLVHLVNEILGTKTDVIRNDQFELKDLEKYDYIILSPGPGIPEEAGLLKEVIRRYANSKKIFGVCLGLQAIGEVFGGKLKNLSKVFHGIKTNILKTQISDPILYNIEASFEAGRYHSWVIDRENFPSDLVITAVDDQNEIMAARHKTLQVFGVQFHPESIMTPDGKKMVSNFLNL; from the coding sequence ATGAAAAAAGTTGTCATTATCGATAATTATGATTCATTTACATATAATCTTGTACATCTTGTAAATGAGATATTGGGAACAAAAACTGACGTGATCAGAAATGATCAGTTTGAACTCAAGGATTTGGAAAAATATGACTATATTATATTATCTCCTGGTCCAGGTATACCTGAAGAAGCCGGCCTTTTAAAAGAAGTCATACGTCGTTATGCAAATAGTAAAAAAATATTTGGCGTTTGTTTGGGACTACAAGCGATAGGAGAAGTATTTGGTGGGAAATTGAAGAATTTGTCTAAAGTATTTCATGGGATAAAGACCAATATCCTAAAAACGCAAATAAGTGATCCTATCTTGTATAATATTGAAGCATCCTTTGAAGCCGGAAGATATCATTCATGGGTGATTGACAGGGAGAATTTTCCTTCGGACCTTGTCATTACTGCAGTGGATGATCAAAATGAAATTATGGCAGCAAGACATAAAACCCTACAGGTATTTGGTGTGCAGTTTCATCCGGAGTCTATTATGACTCCCGATGGAAAAAAAATGGTTTCCAACTTTTTGAATCTTTAA
- a CDS encoding four helix bundle protein — MNDKEKFIREFKLRTKKFAVDIISLCGNLQATNAASVVSYQIMKSATSVGANYRAASRGRPKAEFYSKICILSFNHFIIQAFNP, encoded by the coding sequence ATGAATGACAAAGAAAAGTTTATAAGAGAGTTTAAATTGCGAACAAAGAAATTTGCTGTTGACATTATTTCACTTTGTGGTAATCTACAGGCAACAAATGCTGCGTCAGTTGTCTCATATCAAATTATGAAATCAGCAACATCTGTTGGTGCAAACTATAGAGCTGCGTCTCGTGGAAGACCTAAAGCTGAGTTTTACAGCAAAATTTGTATTTTATCATTCAATCATTTTATCATCCAAGCATTCAATCCATGA